One segment of Variovorax sp. V93 DNA contains the following:
- a CDS encoding PAS domain S-box protein, giving the protein MLITLLVLALVGATGGWQYRSLSSEYVNLMREQQQALTESAAADLDYKLGVHLAALSRAARELGAAGIADPVAQQRFLADKDLRAMFDNAAVATPDGAIVAIHPAAGQPPNVADRDYFKQVRDRRQPAISAPLLTKGGRQPAVVMAVPVEGADGRLAGVLGAALNLQRANVLGDLSRASVGRGGHYEIVTRGESPRIVMHPDAKLLLKPADTATDAFASDPERDLATHATVRSADWDLRLVVPAHAAYAPLERARRNLLMQLFWLGLGCALLVWLGTAWVMRPLEALSNAIRTLRQSPDSQVKLDVVANDERGDLAREFDALMGELREQRLEVAAVTDASPVGLFRCDSDGRMTYVNDEYLAIHGLARAEAQEGWLTLVREEIREKVRQDWVRIVSAAEPLNATRRLHRKDGTQVLVALRSRPVLAAGRVMGHVGTVTDITERTRAERALRTLTAIFDMTTDYIIQNDAKGRLIYMNPAARRRTGVDLDAPVETLKVSDFNPPQTLERFRSEVVPTTVATGVWVGESLVWDAQKQPFPVSHMVIAHRDKHGNLEYFSGLMRDISAAKAAEQALRESEQRLRMVTDHLPALISYLDRDLRFRFVNKAYQDWFGIEPQQLLGRSLCEFYGEEAWMQMEPYIRAALGGRQVTYERRVTGAGGRRDIQATLVPERNEAGEVVGLYTLDSDITAHHEAEEALQESEARLRTVADALPMRVAYIDADERYRFNNLAYEREFGLSRDQIQGHTVQELLGEPAYESLKPHIRAALAGEVVTFQSEVSQSDSYNCYEAQYIPQPAANADAIVGFHAVITDITRQKLEEKRLMNLAQIDPLTGLANRAGFEARLREAMDRSRSAGALMALMYLDIDGFKQINDQFGHQTGDELLKAFSGRLSQGLRSSDVRARLGGDEFTVIMEGLPHADIAVSAAAKLVVAMQAPFDIEQQPTIRVTASIGVAFYQGGGTTAAALVKQADEMLYRAKRAGRNNVQVAPLPVDGGQT; this is encoded by the coding sequence TTGCTCATCACCTTGCTCGTGCTCGCCCTGGTGGGTGCAACGGGCGGCTGGCAGTACCGGAGCCTCTCCAGCGAGTACGTCAACCTGATGCGCGAACAACAGCAGGCGCTGACCGAGAGCGCCGCGGCGGATCTCGACTACAAGCTGGGCGTTCATCTGGCTGCGCTGTCGCGGGCCGCCCGGGAACTCGGCGCGGCCGGCATTGCCGACCCCGTGGCACAGCAGCGCTTCCTTGCGGACAAGGACTTGCGCGCGATGTTCGACAACGCCGCGGTGGCCACGCCGGACGGCGCCATCGTCGCGATCCATCCGGCCGCAGGCCAGCCGCCGAACGTGGCCGACCGCGACTATTTCAAGCAGGTGCGCGACCGGCGCCAGCCCGCCATCTCCGCGCCGCTGCTCACCAAGGGTGGCCGGCAGCCCGCCGTGGTGATGGCGGTTCCCGTCGAAGGAGCGGACGGCCGTCTGGCCGGCGTGCTGGGTGCGGCGCTGAACCTGCAGCGCGCCAACGTGCTCGGCGATCTCAGCCGCGCCAGCGTCGGCCGGGGCGGCCACTACGAGATCGTCACGCGCGGCGAGTCGCCTCGGATCGTCATGCACCCGGACGCGAAGCTGCTGCTCAAGCCGGCCGACACGGCCACCGACGCCTTCGCCAGCGATCCCGAGCGCGACCTGGCAACGCACGCCACGGTGCGCAGCGCCGACTGGGACCTGCGCCTGGTCGTGCCGGCGCACGCCGCCTACGCCCCCCTGGAACGGGCACGGCGCAACCTGCTGATGCAGTTGTTCTGGCTGGGCCTGGGCTGCGCGCTGCTGGTGTGGCTGGGCACGGCCTGGGTCATGCGCCCGCTCGAAGCGCTGAGCAATGCGATCCGCACCTTGCGCCAATCACCGGACAGCCAGGTCAAGCTCGACGTCGTCGCCAACGACGAGCGCGGCGACCTGGCGCGCGAATTCGATGCGCTGATGGGCGAGCTGCGCGAACAGCGGCTCGAGGTGGCGGCGGTCACCGATGCATCGCCGGTCGGGCTGTTCCGCTGCGACAGCGATGGCCGCATGACCTACGTGAACGACGAGTACCTGGCGATCCACGGACTGGCGCGCGCAGAGGCGCAGGAGGGTTGGCTCACGCTGGTGCGCGAGGAGATCCGCGAGAAGGTCCGCCAGGACTGGGTCCGCATCGTCAGCGCGGCCGAACCGCTGAACGCCACGCGCCGGCTGCACCGCAAGGATGGCACGCAGGTGCTGGTGGCCTTGCGCAGCCGGCCCGTGCTGGCCGCTGGCCGTGTCATGGGCCATGTCGGAACGGTGACCGACATCACGGAGCGCACCCGCGCCGAGCGGGCCCTTCGCACGCTGACGGCCATCTTCGACATGACGACCGACTACATCATCCAGAACGATGCGAAGGGGCGGCTCATCTACATGAACCCCGCCGCACGGCGCCGCACCGGCGTGGACCTCGATGCCCCGGTCGAGACGCTGAAGGTGTCCGACTTCAATCCGCCGCAGACGCTGGAGCGGTTCAGGTCGGAGGTGGTGCCCACCACGGTCGCGACCGGTGTCTGGGTGGGCGAGTCGCTGGTGTGGGATGCGCAGAAGCAGCCATTCCCGGTCAGCCACATGGTGATCGCGCACCGCGACAAGCACGGCAATCTCGAATATTTCTCGGGGCTGATGCGCGACATCTCGGCGGCCAAGGCCGCGGAGCAGGCCCTGCGCGAGAGCGAGCAGCGCCTGCGCATGGTGACGGACCACCTGCCGGCACTGATCTCCTACCTGGACCGCGACCTGCGGTTCCGCTTCGTCAACAAGGCCTACCAGGACTGGTTCGGCATCGAGCCGCAGCAGCTGCTCGGCCGCAGCCTGTGCGAGTTCTACGGCGAGGAGGCGTGGATGCAGATGGAGCCGTACATCCGCGCGGCCCTGGGCGGACGCCAGGTCACCTACGAGCGGCGGGTGACGGGGGCCGGCGGACGCCGCGACATCCAGGCCACGCTGGTGCCGGAGCGCAACGAAGCGGGCGAGGTGGTGGGCCTCTACACGCTGGACAGCGACATCACCGCGCATCACGAGGCCGAGGAAGCGCTGCAGGAAAGCGAGGCCCGCCTGCGCACCGTGGCCGACGCGCTGCCGATGCGCGTGGCCTACATCGATGCCGACGAGCGCTACCGCTTCAACAACCTGGCCTATGAACGCGAGTTCGGGCTCTCGCGCGACCAGATCCAGGGGCACACCGTGCAGGAGCTGCTGGGCGAGCCGGCCTACGAATCCTTGAAGCCGCACATCCGTGCCGCGCTGGCCGGCGAGGTTGTCACCTTCCAGAGCGAAGTCAGCCAGAGCGACAGCTACAACTGCTACGAGGCCCAGTACATCCCGCAGCCCGCGGCCAATGCCGATGCGATCGTCGGCTTCCATGCCGTGATCACCGACATCACGCGGCAGAAGCTCGAGGAGAAGCGCCTGATGAACCTGGCGCAGATCGATCCGCTCACCGGCCTGGCCAACCGCGCGGGCTTCGAGGCGCGCCTGCGCGAAGCGATGGACCGCAGCCGCAGCGCGGGCGCGCTGATGGCGCTGATGTACCTGGACATCGACGGCTTCAAGCAGATCAACGACCAGTTCGGGCACCAGACCGGCGACGAGCTGCTGAAGGCTTTCTCGGGCCGGCTGTCGCAGGGGCTGCGCTCGAGCGACGTCCGCGCGCGCCTGGGCGGCGACGAGTTCACGGTGATCATGGAGGGGCTGCCCCATGCCGACATCGCGGTATCGGCCGCCGCGAAGCTCGTCGTGGCCATGCAGGCGCCGTTCGACATCGAGCAACAGCCGACGATCCGTGTCACCGCGAGCATCGGCGTGGCGTTCTACCAGGGTGGCGGAACAACCGCCGCCGCACTGGTGAAGCAGGCGGACGAGATGCTCTACCGCGCCAAACGGGCCGGCCGCAACAACGTGCAGGTGGCGCCATTGCCGGTCGATGGCGGCCAGACGTAG
- a CDS encoding alpha/beta fold hydrolase has product MKNLSRRFARTMAAVGLMALAGAFTFNASAQTPGKAQQAKPTIVLVHGAFAESSSWDGVIRKLEAKHYPVIAAANPLRGVKSDAADVASIVDAVKGPVVLVGHSYGGSVISSAATGKSNVKALVFVAAFAPEAGESAADLAGKFPGSTLGPALAPPVALADGGKDLYILKNRFHDQFAADVPAAAARLMAATQRPIAESALGEPAGAPAWKTVPSWFVYGDADKNIPPAAQAFMAERARSVKTVVVKGASHVVMTSRPEVVAKLIDEAASR; this is encoded by the coding sequence ATGAAAAATCTCAGCCGCCGCTTCGCCCGCACCATGGCCGCCGTGGGCCTCATGGCATTGGCTGGCGCCTTCACGTTCAATGCTTCGGCGCAGACCCCAGGCAAGGCACAGCAAGCCAAGCCCACCATCGTGCTCGTGCATGGCGCCTTCGCGGAATCGTCGAGCTGGGATGGCGTCATCCGCAAGCTCGAGGCGAAGCACTATCCGGTGATCGCCGCCGCCAATCCGTTGCGTGGCGTCAAGTCCGATGCAGCCGATGTCGCGAGCATCGTCGATGCGGTCAAGGGACCGGTGGTGCTGGTGGGCCATTCCTATGGCGGCTCCGTGATCTCCAGCGCCGCCACCGGCAAGAGCAACGTGAAGGCACTTGTCTTCGTCGCTGCCTTCGCGCCTGAAGCCGGCGAGTCGGCAGCCGATCTCGCCGGCAAGTTCCCCGGCAGCACGCTCGGACCTGCGCTGGCACCGCCGGTCGCACTCGCCGACGGCGGCAAGGACCTGTACATCCTGAAGAACAGGTTCCACGACCAGTTCGCCGCCGACGTTCCGGCTGCGGCCGCGCGCCTGATGGCCGCGACCCAGCGCCCCATCGCCGAGTCGGCGCTCGGCGAGCCCGCGGGCGCACCCGCGTGGAAGACGGTGCCCTCGTGGTTCGTCTATGGCGACGCCGACAAGAACATTCCGCCCGCGGCGCAGGCCTTCATGGCAGAGCGTGCCAGGTCGGTGAAGACGGTGGTGGTCAAGGGCGCCTCGCACGTCGTGATGACGTCCAGGCCCGAGGTGGTCGCGAAGCTCATCGACGAGGCGGCCAGCCGATAG
- a CDS encoding acyl-CoA dehydrogenase family protein encodes MFAEPSAKTRELLERLNKFFDQHIYPNEARYHHEMDAFRRQGNAWQVSPLIEELKPVARAAGLWNMFLPHPHRDVPAISNLDYAPLCEVMGRVSWSGEVFNCSAPDTGNMETIERYGTEAQKDEWLAPLLAGEIRSGFLMTEPAVASSDATNIQCTIRREGDEYVINGRKWFSSGAGSPRCKIFIVMGKTDPDAPRHAQQSMVLVPRDTKGITVLRHLSVFGYDDAPHGHMEVLLEDVRVPVSNILLGEGRGFEIAQGRLGPGRIHHCMRSIGAAERALELMCDRLRSRVAFGRPLAEQSIWHERIAESRCLIDQARLLTLNAAYKMDTVGNKEARAEIAMIKVVAPNMSCKVVDWAIQAHGAAGVSQDFWLAEAYAHQRTVRIVDGPDEVHRNAIAKLELAKRAAPARA; translated from the coding sequence ATGTTTGCCGAACCCTCCGCGAAAACCCGCGAGCTGCTCGAACGCCTCAACAAGTTCTTCGACCAGCACATCTATCCGAACGAAGCGCGCTACCACCACGAGATGGACGCCTTCCGCCGCCAGGGCAATGCCTGGCAGGTGTCGCCGCTCATCGAGGAGCTCAAGCCCGTGGCGCGCGCGGCCGGCCTCTGGAACATGTTCCTGCCGCATCCGCACCGCGACGTGCCGGCCATCTCCAATCTCGACTATGCGCCGCTGTGCGAGGTGATGGGCCGCGTGTCGTGGTCGGGCGAGGTGTTCAACTGCTCGGCGCCCGACACCGGCAACATGGAGACCATCGAACGCTACGGCACCGAGGCGCAGAAGGACGAATGGCTGGCGCCGCTGCTCGCGGGCGAGATCCGCTCGGGCTTCCTGATGACCGAGCCGGCCGTCGCATCGTCGGACGCCACCAACATCCAGTGCACGATCCGCCGCGAAGGCGACGAGTACGTGATCAACGGCCGCAAGTGGTTCTCTTCGGGCGCGGGCAGCCCGCGCTGCAAGATCTTCATCGTGATGGGCAAGACCGACCCCGATGCGCCGCGCCATGCGCAGCAGTCGATGGTGCTGGTGCCGCGCGACACCAAGGGCATCACGGTGCTGCGCCACCTGTCGGTGTTCGGCTACGACGATGCGCCGCACGGCCACATGGAAGTGCTGCTGGAAGACGTGCGCGTTCCCGTGTCGAACATCCTGCTGGGCGAAGGACGCGGCTTCGAGATTGCGCAGGGGCGGCTCGGCCCGGGGCGCATCCACCATTGCATGCGCTCCATCGGCGCCGCCGAGCGTGCGCTCGAACTCATGTGCGACCGCCTGCGCAGCCGCGTGGCCTTCGGCCGTCCGCTCGCGGAGCAGTCGATCTGGCACGAGCGCATCGCCGAATCGCGCTGCCTCATCGACCAGGCCCGCCTGCTCACGCTCAATGCCGCCTACAAGATGGACACCGTGGGCAACAAGGAAGCCCGCGCCGAGATCGCGATGATCAAGGTGGTGGCGCCCAACATGTCGTGCAAGGTGGTCGACTGGGCGATCCAGGCGCACGGCGCCGCCGGCGTCAGCCAGGACTTCTGGCTGGCCGAGGCCTATGCGCACCAGCGCACGGTGCGCATCGTCGACGGACCCGACGAAGTGCACCGCAACGCCATCGCCAAGCTGGAGCTGGCCAAGCGCGCCGCGCCGGCGCGCGCCTGA
- a CDS encoding enoyl-CoA hydratase/isomerase family protein, translating into MDNFLQLKVAIADHVATLTLNAPPVNALTRVLNDELTRALDQISEMDEVRAVILTGEGKVFCAGADLKGRAEVIKGPGDLMAHSRRTRECFHAIRECAKPVVCAINGAALGSGLAMAASSDILIASEKASLGLPEVDVGLLGGCRHAMRLFGHSRLRRMMLTGMRVPGAELYRLGIVEACTAPEDLMPAAREIAAAIASKSPVSTRMGKHTLNVIEDMSLRDGYRYEQDMTAQIAKTDDAKEAQRAFAEKRAPVFTGR; encoded by the coding sequence GTGGACAACTTCTTGCAGCTCAAAGTGGCCATCGCCGATCACGTCGCAACGCTGACGCTGAATGCGCCGCCGGTCAATGCGCTGACGCGCGTGCTCAACGACGAGCTGACGCGCGCGCTGGACCAGATCTCCGAGATGGACGAGGTACGCGCGGTGATCCTGACCGGCGAAGGCAAGGTGTTCTGCGCCGGCGCCGACCTGAAGGGACGCGCCGAAGTCATCAAGGGACCGGGCGACCTGATGGCCCATTCGCGCCGCACGCGCGAATGCTTCCACGCGATCCGCGAATGCGCCAAGCCCGTGGTCTGCGCCATCAACGGTGCCGCGCTCGGTTCCGGCCTTGCCATGGCGGCTTCGAGCGACATTCTCATTGCCTCGGAAAAGGCCTCGCTCGGGCTGCCCGAGGTCGACGTCGGCCTGCTCGGCGGCTGCCGCCATGCGATGCGCCTGTTCGGCCATTCGCGCCTGCGCCGCATGATGCTCACGGGCATGCGCGTGCCGGGCGCCGAGCTCTACCGGCTTGGCATCGTCGAGGCCTGCACCGCGCCCGAGGACCTGATGCCCGCGGCCCGCGAGATCGCCGCCGCCATTGCATCCAAGAGCCCCGTGTCCACCCGCATGGGCAAGCACACGCTCAACGTGATCGAGGACATGAGCCTGCGCGACGGCTACCGCTACGAACAGGACATGACGGCGCAGATCGCGAAGACCGACGATGCGAAGGAAGCCCAGCGCGCCTTTGCCGAGAAACGCGCGCCGGTATTCACGGGGCGCTGA
- a CDS encoding epoxide hydrolase family protein: protein MTDSDASSRRAAFHPTLTRRGALVATAGLLAGSAAATFAATPADRSAAAQGDAIRPFRIDIPEEAITDLRRRLRATRWPDRETVGDTSQGVQLARLQALVRYWETGYDWRKIEARLNALPQFITAIDGVDVQFIHVRSRHPDALPLILTHGWPGSMLEFLKTIGPLTDPTAFAGSAADAFHVVIPSIPGHGFSGKPRETGWGPERVGRAWDTLMKRLGYTHYVSQGGDHGSVISDAMARQAPQGLRGIHLNMPATVPAELVKPINNGDPAPAGLSAPERAAFNTLSAFFKTGAAYGAMMVTRPQTIGYPLADSPAGLAGWIYEKFAQWTDSGGEPERVLGRDEMLDDITLYWLTDTAASSSRFYWENNNNNFSAAAQKTQDISIPVAITVFPGEIYRAPRSWAGRAYRTLYYFNEVGKGGHFAAWEQPQLFSEELRAAFRPLRQPA, encoded by the coding sequence ATGACAGATTCCGACGCATCCAGCCGCCGCGCGGCGTTCCATCCCACCCTGACGCGCCGCGGTGCGCTGGTGGCCACTGCGGGCCTTCTCGCAGGTTCGGCGGCCGCGACCTTCGCGGCCACACCCGCGGACAGGAGCGCCGCAGCGCAAGGCGACGCGATACGGCCCTTCCGCATCGACATTCCCGAGGAGGCGATCACCGATCTGCGCCGGCGCCTCAGGGCCACGCGATGGCCCGACCGCGAGACGGTCGGCGACACCTCGCAAGGCGTTCAGCTGGCCAGGTTGCAGGCGCTGGTTCGCTACTGGGAAACGGGCTATGACTGGCGCAAGATCGAGGCCAGGCTCAATGCGCTGCCGCAGTTCATCACCGCGATCGACGGCGTCGACGTCCAGTTCATCCACGTGCGCTCCCGCCATCCGGACGCATTGCCGCTGATCCTGACGCATGGCTGGCCCGGCTCGATGCTGGAGTTCCTGAAAACCATCGGTCCGCTCACCGACCCGACCGCCTTCGCAGGCAGTGCCGCCGACGCCTTCCACGTCGTGATCCCGTCCATCCCCGGCCACGGCTTCTCCGGCAAGCCCAGGGAGACGGGCTGGGGCCCCGAGCGCGTGGGCCGCGCGTGGGACACGCTGATGAAGCGGCTGGGCTACACGCACTACGTGTCCCAGGGCGGAGATCATGGTTCGGTCATCTCGGATGCGATGGCACGCCAGGCACCGCAAGGCCTGCGGGGCATCCACCTGAACATGCCCGCCACCGTGCCCGCGGAACTGGTCAAGCCCATCAACAACGGCGATCCCGCGCCGGCCGGGCTGTCGGCGCCCGAGCGTGCGGCGTTCAACACGCTCAGTGCCTTCTTCAAGACGGGCGCTGCCTACGGCGCCATGATGGTGACGCGCCCCCAGACGATCGGCTATCCGCTGGCCGACTCGCCAGCGGGCCTGGCCGGCTGGATCTACGAGAAGTTCGCGCAATGGACCGACAGCGGCGGCGAACCCGAGCGCGTGCTCGGCCGGGACGAGATGCTCGACGACATCACCCTCTACTGGCTCACCGACACGGCAGCTTCTTCCTCTCGGTTCTATTGGGAGAACAACAACAACAACTTCAGCGCGGCGGCGCAGAAGACGCAGGACATCTCGATTCCGGTGGCCATCACCGTGTTCCCGGGCGAGATCTACCGCGCGCCAAGAAGCTGGGCCGGGCGCGCCTATCGAACGCTCTACTACTTCAACGAAGTCGGCAAGGGCGGCCACTTTGCCGCCTGGGAGCAGCCGCAGCTGTTCAGCGAGGAACTGCGCGCGGCGTTCCGGCCGCTGCGCCAGCCCGCCTGA